The following proteins come from a genomic window of Natronosalvus vescus:
- a CDS encoding PQQ-binding-like beta-propeller repeat protein, whose amino-acid sequence MEGWHRRTVLATGVGLAVGSGAASVGAGQDDSEGEDDTTGAGDPDFERPTEVAWRYDGSFIISRTVATDGRVYTQAAGGVTAIEAADGEFAWETGDIGAFGTLSLEDDTLYVAGDPIQAVDADKGDRRWESELSSTELVVGHETVFTSVDGTVYALDATDGSIRWERESVTVDTDDGQETVDELAIGDVGGDAVYVTGSNHSGGGSAIIALEPETGDAFAWVTYGIELSNLTVGAGHVAGYGVGDETAVVFDVLARELVIQTGTFSHSISGGAFFANGRNEFVVYDLSAGGERAWERESYYAHSQPVVVGNTVIAAHGSADAGSGERIIAYDLETGNEQWQYDLDGEEWTSGAIDTSIVVDENTVYVPRGGELVALRTTNGQDDTDEVGADESDDSGDTDETDDTDDDSGTDGTDDDSGTDDTGADDDGGADGSDNGGDEDGADSDTEDDGTGNESGDDSGTPAPATEENDLSIDTDSLPGFTTVTGIVGGGLGLEWLRRRAEADDPAE is encoded by the coding sequence ATGGAAGGTTGGCATCGCCGAACCGTACTCGCGACTGGTGTTGGTCTCGCGGTTGGCAGTGGGGCCGCGTCGGTCGGGGCTGGGCAGGACGACTCCGAGGGGGAAGACGACACCACGGGAGCCGGGGATCCGGACTTCGAACGACCGACAGAAGTCGCCTGGCGGTACGATGGGTCGTTCATCATCAGTCGTACCGTCGCCACCGACGGCCGGGTCTACACGCAGGCGGCCGGCGGCGTTACCGCAATCGAGGCAGCCGATGGCGAGTTCGCGTGGGAAACCGGGGACATCGGCGCGTTCGGAACGCTCTCGCTCGAGGACGACACGCTCTACGTTGCTGGCGATCCGATCCAGGCGGTCGATGCGGATAAGGGCGACAGGCGCTGGGAGAGCGAGCTCAGCAGTACGGAGCTCGTCGTCGGCCACGAGACGGTATTTACCTCCGTCGACGGAACCGTCTACGCGCTGGACGCTACGGACGGGTCGATTCGCTGGGAACGCGAGTCCGTCACCGTAGATACCGACGACGGACAGGAAACCGTCGACGAACTGGCTATTGGCGACGTCGGTGGGGATGCAGTCTACGTCACTGGCTCGAATCACAGCGGTGGCGGATCGGCCATCATCGCGCTCGAGCCGGAGACGGGTGACGCCTTCGCCTGGGTGACCTACGGAATCGAGTTATCGAACCTCACCGTCGGGGCGGGCCACGTCGCTGGCTACGGCGTCGGTGACGAGACCGCAGTGGTCTTCGACGTCCTCGCTCGAGAGCTGGTCATCCAGACCGGGACGTTCAGTCACTCGATCAGCGGTGGCGCGTTCTTCGCGAACGGACGGAACGAGTTTGTGGTGTACGATCTCTCCGCGGGTGGCGAGCGAGCCTGGGAACGCGAGTCGTACTACGCTCATAGTCAGCCAGTCGTCGTCGGCAACACGGTTATCGCGGCTCATGGGTCTGCGGATGCGGGTTCCGGCGAGCGAATTATTGCCTACGATCTCGAGACCGGGAACGAACAGTGGCAATACGATCTCGACGGCGAGGAGTGGACGAGTGGCGCTATCGATACGTCGATCGTGGTCGACGAGAACACCGTCTACGTCCCACGCGGTGGGGAATTAGTGGCGCTTCGAACGACGAATGGTCAGGACGATACCGACGAGGTCGGTGCCGACGAATCCGACGATTCCGGCGACACTGACGAAACTGACGACACCGACGACGATTCCGGAACCGACGGAACCGACGACGATTCTGGGACCGACGACACTGGAGCTGACGATGACGGGGGAGCCGATGGCTCTGACAACGGTGGTGACGAAGACGGAGCTGACAGCGACACCGAAGATGACGGAACGGGGAACGAATCCGGTGACGATTCCGGGACACCTGCCCCGGCCACCGAGGAGAACGACCTCAGCATCGACACCGACAGCCTTCCGGGGTTCACGACCGTGACGGGGATCGTTGGTGGGGGTCTCGGCCTCGAGTGGCTGCGTCGACGGGCCGAGGCGGACGACCCGGCCGAGTAA
- a CDS encoding cupin domain-containing protein, giving the protein MTGDPIVVRETAAETDGAFVEFELTLYPRASATGDEYTLPHERWLIDFPIEHVHPRQAEHWQVLSGELGVSHGEVEDVLKDGDTVRLPAGVPHRIWNPSDEPSRVTLAFHPALEAQSLTETLYVLAQLERMDERGRLNPLQFAVTQAAHPDHLYLTSVPVSVQKALVRILAPIGQYAGYQPRYSLDELDGGH; this is encoded by the coding sequence GTGACGGGGGATCCGATCGTCGTCCGTGAAACGGCGGCTGAGACGGACGGGGCGTTCGTCGAGTTCGAACTCACGCTCTATCCACGAGCGTCGGCGACCGGAGACGAGTATACCCTCCCGCACGAGCGGTGGTTGATCGATTTCCCGATCGAACACGTCCATCCTCGGCAAGCGGAACACTGGCAAGTGCTATCCGGTGAACTGGGCGTTTCCCATGGCGAGGTCGAAGACGTCCTAAAGGATGGCGACACCGTTCGGCTTCCGGCGGGCGTTCCCCACCGAATCTGGAATCCGTCGGACGAACCAAGTCGTGTCACACTGGCGTTTCATCCGGCCCTCGAGGCCCAGTCGCTCACGGAAACACTGTACGTCCTCGCTCAACTGGAAAGGATGGACGAGCGGGGGCGGTTGAACCCCTTACAGTTCGCGGTGACGCAGGCGGCCCATCCCGATCACCTCTACCTGACGTCGGTTCCCGTGAGCGTACAGAAGGCACTCGTGAGGATACTCGCACCGATCGGTCAGTACGCCGGATATCAGCCGCGGTATTCACTCGATGAACTGGACGGTGGGCACTGA
- a CDS encoding sodium:solute symporter family protein: MSLTIQLGIIVGYLLLALAIGLVAYRLTERTAEDFYLASRTLGTVVLLFTTFATLLSAFTFFAGPNLAYLYGPEWILVMGVMDGLIFAVLWYVIGYKQWLLGRQRGYVTLGEMLGDRFGSKRLRGLVAGVSLIWLFPYVMLQQVGAGTALAALTDGVVPYAAGAGLITLFMILYVVLAGFRGIAWTDTLQGAFMLVTTWVALLWVLAVVGGPGVATAGLEATASEHLSLGSAYYSPQFMLSTAITIGFGVAMFPQVNQRFFAAGSKEVLKRSFALWPILCLLLFVPAFLLGAWARGLETGISVAEIEAGGNVLPLILAEFTPTWFAALVIAGAMAAMMSSSDSMLLSGSSYFTRDLYRPFVDATLSERREDLIARVGVVVFAVATFVASLYNPATLFELGDAAFSGFAQLALPVMVALYWRGTTRAGMTSAILGSQLFYLSSVFLPFVPGIYGGWSAGLVGMGLGLVLTLGVSWLTAPAPDEERAIYFEGLRAD, from the coding sequence GTGAGCCTGACTATCCAACTCGGGATCATCGTCGGCTACTTGCTGCTGGCGCTGGCGATCGGTCTCGTCGCCTACCGCCTGACCGAACGGACGGCCGAGGACTTCTATCTCGCCAGCCGAACGCTCGGAACCGTCGTCCTGCTGTTTACGACGTTCGCGACCCTGCTGTCGGCCTTTACCTTCTTCGCGGGGCCGAACCTCGCGTACCTGTACGGCCCCGAGTGGATCCTCGTTATGGGCGTGATGGACGGCCTCATCTTCGCCGTGCTCTGGTACGTCATCGGGTATAAGCAGTGGTTACTCGGCCGACAGCGTGGCTACGTCACCCTCGGCGAGATGCTCGGCGACCGATTCGGCTCGAAACGGCTTCGGGGACTCGTTGCCGGAGTGAGCCTGATCTGGCTCTTCCCGTACGTCATGCTCCAGCAGGTCGGCGCAGGCACTGCGCTGGCGGCACTGACCGACGGGGTCGTCCCCTACGCGGCCGGAGCCGGATTGATCACCCTCTTCATGATTCTGTACGTCGTCCTCGCGGGGTTCCGGGGAATCGCCTGGACGGACACCCTCCAGGGCGCGTTCATGCTCGTCACGACCTGGGTCGCCCTGCTCTGGGTGCTCGCCGTCGTCGGTGGCCCCGGCGTCGCGACGGCTGGACTCGAGGCGACTGCGAGCGAGCACCTCTCCCTCGGCAGCGCCTACTACTCCCCGCAGTTCATGCTCTCGACGGCGATCACGATCGGGTTCGGGGTGGCGATGTTCCCGCAGGTCAACCAGCGGTTCTTCGCCGCCGGCTCGAAAGAGGTTCTCAAACGATCGTTCGCCCTCTGGCCGATCCTCTGTCTCTTGCTGTTCGTCCCGGCGTTCCTGCTCGGTGCCTGGGCACGCGGGCTCGAGACCGGCATCTCGGTCGCCGAAATCGAAGCCGGCGGGAACGTCCTCCCGCTGATCCTCGCGGAGTTCACTCCGACGTGGTTCGCCGCGCTCGTTATCGCCGGCGCGATGGCCGCGATGATGTCCTCCTCGGACTCGATGTTGCTCTCGGGGTCGTCGTACTTCACCCGCGACCTCTACCGGCCGTTCGTCGACGCGACACTCTCCGAGCGTCGGGAGGATCTGATCGCCCGCGTAGGCGTCGTCGTCTTCGCCGTCGCGACGTTCGTCGCGAGCCTCTACAACCCCGCCACGCTGTTCGAACTCGGCGACGCGGCGTTCAGCGGCTTCGCCCAGCTCGCCTTGCCAGTGATGGTCGCGCTCTACTGGCGGGGAACGACGCGAGCGGGAATGACGTCCGCGATCCTCGGGAGCCAGCTGTTTTACCTCTCGAGCGTCTTCCTCCCGTTCGTTCCCGGGATCTACGGCGGCTGGTCGGCCGGGCTGGTCGGAATGGGACTCGGTCTCGTTCTAACGCTCGGCGTGTCCTGGCTGACAGCACCCGCGCCAGACGAGGAGCGAGCGATTTACTTCGAAGGGCTCCGAGCGGACTGA
- a CDS encoding DUF3311 domain-containing protein, with translation MDWVERAGWGIIATIICLLGIPWFLWGDSTIVLGLPLWLWWHVGWLLLASALFWVFAQRYWGVGIEPAGGMSAKNSPRADGEGGTGGEARGDRR, from the coding sequence ATGGACTGGGTCGAGCGAGCAGGATGGGGGATCATCGCTACAATCATCTGTCTGCTCGGCATCCCCTGGTTCCTCTGGGGGGACTCGACGATAGTGCTGGGACTGCCGCTGTGGCTCTGGTGGCATGTCGGCTGGCTCCTGCTGGCGTCGGCGCTGTTCTGGGTGTTCGCCCAGCGCTACTGGGGCGTCGGGATCGAACCTGCCGGTGGGATGTCGGCCAAAAATTCACCTCGAGCCGACGGTGAAGGCGGAACCGGTGGCGAAGCCAGAGGTGATCGCCGGTGA
- a CDS encoding helix-turn-helix domain-containing protein — MARLFPLRSETPTREGQPRVVDLEDEDADAVFSALSSTTARRIYSRLNEEPGTPSDVADAIDSSIQNVRYHLEKLEEAGLVEVVDTWYSSRGNEMSVYSTADGPLIVTSDRSTADQLKTALSRFIGGVAALAGGSLLVQYGLSQYFSPAATESTRSGNGDGAAAGNGAAATDGNGDAPPETEDEAETGDDADADSADSDEPTTEEDEGDIGAAQTDDADSEDEEPGDDAETDDEDAAHDEADEPDSTEDSESVESDDTAESFDSTDGGNETAYTDGGVDDGNATVDGAVEGAEAIFATVPPGLLFFLGGLVVLIAVTVYWYWSATY, encoded by the coding sequence ATGGCCCGTCTGTTCCCCCTTCGATCTGAGACGCCCACCCGGGAGGGCCAGCCACGAGTCGTCGACCTCGAGGACGAAGACGCCGACGCGGTGTTCAGTGCACTGTCGTCGACGACCGCTCGGCGAATCTACAGTCGGTTGAACGAGGAGCCGGGAACGCCGAGCGATGTCGCCGACGCAATCGACTCCTCGATCCAGAACGTCCGCTATCACCTCGAGAAACTCGAGGAAGCGGGACTCGTCGAGGTCGTCGACACCTGGTACTCCTCGCGAGGCAACGAGATGAGCGTCTACTCGACCGCGGACGGCCCGTTGATCGTCACGAGCGACCGATCGACGGCCGATCAACTCAAGACGGCGCTCTCCCGGTTCATCGGCGGCGTTGCTGCACTGGCCGGTGGAAGTCTGCTCGTCCAGTACGGACTGAGCCAGTACTTCTCGCCGGCAGCGACCGAGTCGACGAGGTCTGGAAACGGTGACGGGGCCGCTGCCGGGAACGGGGCAGCCGCGACTGACGGAAACGGAGACGCACCCCCCGAGACCGAAGACGAAGCCGAAACCGGAGACGACGCCGACGCTGATTCGGCTGACTCCGATGAGCCGACGACAGAAGAAGACGAGGGGGACATCGGTGCCGCCCAGACCGACGACGCCGATAGCGAGGACGAGGAACCTGGCGACGACGCAGAAACCGATGACGAGGACGCCGCTCACGACGAAGCGGACGAACCCGACAGTACCGAAGACAGCGAGTCGGTCGAGAGCGACGATACAGCGGAGTCGTTCGACAGTACCGACGGTGGGAACGAGACCGCCTACACGGACGGGGGAGTCGACGACGGGAACGCGACCGTCGACGGTGCCGTCGAGGGTGCCGAGGCCATTTTCGCGACGGTTCCACCGGGCCTACTCTTTTTCCTCGGTGGCCTGGTCGTGTTGATCGCCGTCACCGTCTACTGGTACTGGTCGGCGACGTACTGA
- a CDS encoding CPBP family intramembrane glutamic endopeptidase — translation MNETARDDHTRSSETGAMTGLGLGFAAVAMAGMAVPVQQGVDDPVVVSGLLLAVGALLVFGARRYDVLERRYSPVSALCSFGVVLLAGYALNQGINGTTTIPVVGGTIPAVFVAFLAAAIAIGIALAEYGSVSIVGLSRRVALTVHLSLLALVAWLVALFAGQLLAVPFAAALGGLTENQFIAISQVGFAIGTAAIAVGYVYTTDRDWSFFDLRWPTLRQMGWIAGGIGLIFLVNIALSILFSSSGVEGAEHSATQAAQQNPELLYVMIPASILIVGPFEELLYRNVIQKSMYDIFSRWGALLVSSVIFAVIHVAAYATAGFGAIMASLAVVFGLSLVLGTVYLLTENLVVPAIIHGIYNAIIFASLVL, via the coding sequence ATGAACGAGACCGCACGGGACGATCACACGCGGTCGTCAGAGACCGGTGCAATGACCGGTCTCGGCCTTGGGTTCGCCGCCGTCGCGATGGCTGGCATGGCCGTCCCCGTCCAGCAGGGGGTCGACGACCCCGTCGTGGTGAGTGGACTCCTGCTCGCCGTCGGCGCCCTCCTGGTGTTCGGAGCCAGACGGTACGACGTCCTCGAACGTCGGTACAGCCCGGTCAGCGCCCTATGTAGCTTCGGCGTCGTCCTCCTCGCTGGCTACGCGCTCAACCAGGGAATCAACGGAACGACGACGATTCCGGTCGTCGGTGGGACGATTCCGGCCGTGTTCGTCGCGTTTCTCGCTGCGGCAATTGCGATCGGCATTGCACTGGCGGAGTACGGCTCAGTCTCCATCGTCGGCCTCTCACGGCGCGTTGCACTGACCGTCCACCTCTCGCTGCTCGCGCTCGTTGCCTGGCTGGTGGCCCTGTTCGCCGGCCAGTTACTCGCCGTTCCGTTCGCCGCCGCCCTCGGCGGCCTGACCGAAAACCAGTTCATCGCGATCAGTCAGGTCGGCTTCGCCATCGGCACCGCGGCGATCGCCGTCGGCTACGTCTACACGACCGACCGCGACTGGTCGTTTTTCGATCTCCGGTGGCCAACCCTTCGACAGATGGGCTGGATCGCCGGCGGTATTGGCCTCATCTTCCTCGTGAACATCGCTCTCTCGATTCTGTTCAGCTCGAGCGGCGTCGAAGGGGCCGAACACAGCGCGACCCAGGCCGCCCAGCAAAACCCGGAACTACTGTACGTGATGATTCCGGCCTCGATCCTGATCGTCGGGCCGTTCGAGGAACTGCTCTACCGGAACGTGATCCAGAAGTCGATGTACGACATCTTCTCGCGGTGGGGTGCACTCCTCGTCTCGAGCGTCATCTTCGCGGTGATCCACGTCGCCGCGTACGCGACGGCTGGTTTCGGAGCCATCATGGCTTCGCTCGCCGTCGTCTTCGGTCTCTCGCTGGTGCTCGGGACGGTCTACCTGCTCACCGAGAACCTCGTCGTACCGGCGATCATCCACGGCATCTACAACGCGATTATTTTCGCTTCCCTAGTGCTCTGA
- a CDS encoding glucose-6-phosphate isomerase, translating into MDVDLGNALATVASPGLSRDALERLDEQVATAHERIEAGRANDEHGYAALNLPERTDPEAIRAAVEPVADAEALVTVGIGGSALGAATITDALADDGDCETVFLDNVDPAWVSRRLEGLPLEETAINVVSRSGTTAETLANFLVVREAFEAAGVDWTERTVVTTGDSGPLRDLADRHDLPAVSVPDGVPGRFSALSAVGMVAAAVCGNDLEALLDGARAEAATLTGSLFECPAYAYGATAYALDARGASMNAMVPYAESLETYAEWFAQLWAESLGKDDLGQTPVRALGVTDQHSQLQLYRAGPRNKLVTFVTPRETAYRRIPATDVDDLAYLGDATLGELLTAEFEATEASLAAAGRPNVRIELERVDAYELGGLLYGMEAACVLAGELYGVNAFNQPAVEWAKKATRGLLGGGDFEEARAVAEKTTLRIER; encoded by the coding sequence ATGGACGTCGACCTCGGAAACGCGCTGGCAACGGTCGCCTCGCCGGGCCTCTCTCGGGACGCCCTCGAGCGACTGGACGAGCAGGTCGCCACGGCACACGAACGGATCGAAGCCGGGCGAGCGAACGACGAACACGGCTACGCCGCCCTGAACCTCCCCGAGCGAACCGATCCGGAGGCGATCCGAGCGGCCGTCGAGCCGGTCGCCGACGCCGAGGCGCTCGTCACCGTCGGCATCGGCGGGAGCGCGCTGGGCGCGGCGACCATCACGGACGCCCTCGCCGACGACGGGGACTGCGAAACCGTCTTCCTCGACAACGTCGACCCCGCGTGGGTCAGCCGCCGACTCGAGGGCCTCCCGCTCGAGGAGACGGCGATCAACGTCGTCTCCCGCTCCGGGACGACCGCCGAGACGCTGGCGAACTTCCTGGTCGTCCGCGAGGCGTTCGAGGCCGCCGGCGTCGACTGGACGGAGCGAACGGTCGTCACGACCGGCGACTCGGGGCCGCTTCGCGACCTCGCGGATCGACACGACCTGCCCGCGGTGTCGGTACCTGACGGCGTCCCAGGTCGCTTTTCGGCCCTCTCGGCCGTAGGGATGGTCGCCGCCGCCGTCTGCGGCAACGACCTCGAGGCGCTGCTCGACGGTGCTCGAGCCGAAGCGGCCACGCTGACCGGCTCCCTGTTCGAGTGCCCCGCCTACGCCTACGGCGCGACGGCCTACGCGCTCGACGCCCGCGGCGCGTCGATGAACGCGATGGTTCCCTACGCGGAATCGCTCGAGACCTACGCCGAGTGGTTCGCCCAGCTCTGGGCGGAGAGCCTCGGCAAGGACGACCTCGGGCAGACACCGGTTCGCGCACTCGGCGTCACCGACCAGCACTCACAGCTCCAGCTCTACCGGGCTGGCCCCAGGAACAAGCTGGTCACGTTCGTCACCCCGCGGGAAACCGCGTATCGGCGGATTCCGGCCACCGACGTGGACGACCTCGCCTATCTCGGGGACGCCACACTCGGCGAGTTGCTCACCGCCGAGTTCGAGGCCACCGAGGCCAGTCTCGCGGCGGCCGGCCGCCCTAACGTCCGCATCGAACTCGAGCGCGTCGACGCCTACGAACTGGGCGGGCTCCTGTACGGAATGGAAGCCGCCTGCGTCCTCGCGGGCGAACTCTACGGCGTGAACGCGTTCAACCAGCCGGCCGTCGAGTGGGCGAAGAAGGCCACCCGCGGCCTGCTCGGTGGGGGCGACTTCGAAGAGGCTCGAGCAGTCGCCGAGAAGACGACGCTACGGATCGAACGCTAG
- a CDS encoding DUF5812 family protein: MTEKTGTFVVTHAEDESVVLRDVDSAQVHTLAANDGLAVHDVLEATIAPEPPLEVAWTLIDVDERRTVDLVDSDLEPTQHSRELVADCEVGDLQQHERAGRGEIHVVRVPEERVEDAARDVLEDEETIARAARLEAVRVEVRRSVEDGDGVLSVRYLPD; encoded by the coding sequence ATGACCGAGAAGACGGGTACCTTCGTCGTCACCCACGCCGAAGACGAGTCGGTCGTCCTTCGGGACGTCGACTCCGCGCAGGTACACACCCTCGCCGCGAACGACGGCCTCGCCGTGCACGACGTGCTCGAGGCCACTATTGCCCCCGAACCACCGCTCGAGGTCGCCTGGACGCTGATCGACGTCGACGAACGCCGGACGGTCGACCTCGTCGACAGCGACCTCGAGCCGACCCAGCACTCGCGGGAACTCGTCGCCGACTGCGAGGTCGGTGATTTACAACAACACGAGCGCGCCGGCCGCGGCGAAATTCACGTCGTTCGCGTCCCCGAAGAGCGCGTCGAGGACGCCGCCCGTGACGTCCTCGAGGACGAGGAGACCATCGCGCGAGCGGCGCGACTCGAGGCGGTGCGCGTGGAAGTCCGCCGCTCGGTCGAGGACGGCGACGGCGTGTTGAGCGTGCGGTATCTCCCTGACTGA
- a CDS encoding DUF6293 family protein translates to MQTHIVPVGFDYDRLIAPLVRDQYTVDRVILLEGAVGSEANVEYSRHLSTKLETDFQNLLGATTERFVLEDVYDYDEAFEQAYDLINDELDRGNEVWVNIAAMPRTVSFAFATAAHSLMVERQDDREHIHTYYTAPEKYLETELAEELREQSALLEELLEAGANDPAPSESGAAGNSATQPLQAGEDVDADRITARLESARQLLAEFDERGTTIGAKEIDGEHIVELPVASFSNVKPFEELILYKLGEDGEFESVSELAEALARELNEEYTDSFRSKVIYNVDRLGPGGKGYIEREEHGKSYRTRLSRIGELWVRAHSEPASQ, encoded by the coding sequence ATGCAAACGCACATCGTCCCGGTCGGCTTCGACTACGACCGGCTGATCGCCCCGCTCGTGCGCGATCAGTACACCGTCGACCGCGTCATCCTGCTCGAGGGGGCCGTCGGCAGCGAGGCTAACGTCGAGTACTCCCGGCACCTCTCGACGAAGCTCGAGACCGACTTCCAGAACCTGCTAGGGGCGACCACCGAGCGTTTCGTCCTCGAGGACGTCTACGACTACGACGAGGCGTTCGAGCAGGCGTACGACCTGATCAACGACGAACTCGACCGGGGCAACGAGGTCTGGGTCAACATCGCCGCGATGCCGCGAACGGTGAGTTTCGCGTTCGCGACGGCAGCCCACTCGCTGATGGTCGAGCGCCAGGACGACCGCGAGCACATCCACACCTACTACACCGCCCCGGAGAAGTACCTCGAGACCGAACTCGCCGAGGAACTGCGCGAACAGTCGGCGTTGCTCGAGGAACTGCTCGAGGCTGGTGCCAATGATCCTGCACCCAGTGAGTCTGGCGCGGCCGGGAACAGCGCCACGCAGCCGCTCCAGGCGGGCGAGGACGTCGACGCCGACCGCATCACGGCTCGCCTCGAGAGCGCCCGGCAACTCCTCGCGGAGTTCGACGAGCGGGGGACGACCATCGGGGCGAAGGAGATCGACGGCGAGCACATCGTCGAACTCCCCGTGGCGTCGTTTTCGAACGTCAAACCGTTCGAGGAGCTCATTTTGTACAAACTGGGCGAGGACGGCGAGTTCGAGTCGGTTTCGGAGCTGGCCGAGGCGCTCGCTCGAGAGCTCAACGAGGAGTACACCGACAGCTTCCGCTCGAAGGTTATTTACAACGTCGACCGCCTCGGCCCCGGCGGCAAGGGCTACATCGAGCGGGAGGAACACGGGAAGTCCTATCGGACGCGCCTCTCGCGGATCGGCGAACTGTGGGTTCGGGCGCATTCGGAGCCCGCGTCGCAGTAA